The following coding sequences lie in one Actinomyces capricornis genomic window:
- a CDS encoding rhomboid family intramembrane serine protease gives MTEPNQPTSPSPDADGAPVCPRHPGTVAYVRCQRCERPTCPACQVPGAVGIHCVDCARRASGQRRGVRTVLGGRPVADALVTKSLIGACLLVHAVQFVLPSLSLTLGFAPVVAMAEPWRFVTTALLHASVMHLAFNMWALWVLGNALEPLLGRWRFAALCLLSALGGSTAIYWLASPGSPSWWTLTVGASGAVFGLFATMFLIQRRFGRDTTQIVMLLVLNAVISVVGANISWQGHLGGLLAGGALAAVYAWAPRNRRQAVGLMGTAGLGLLLLALIALRALLV, from the coding sequence ATGACCGAACCGAACCAGCCCACCAGTCCCTCGCCGGATGCGGATGGGGCGCCGGTGTGCCCGCGCCATCCCGGCACCGTGGCCTACGTGCGCTGCCAGCGCTGCGAGCGGCCCACCTGCCCCGCATGCCAGGTGCCCGGCGCCGTGGGCATCCACTGCGTGGACTGCGCCCGCAGGGCCTCCGGCCAGCGGCGGGGCGTGCGCACCGTCCTGGGCGGCAGGCCGGTGGCCGACGCCCTGGTCACCAAGAGCCTCATCGGCGCCTGTCTGCTGGTCCACGCCGTCCAGTTCGTCCTGCCCTCCTTGAGCCTCACTCTCGGATTCGCACCGGTGGTGGCCATGGCCGAGCCCTGGCGCTTCGTGACCACCGCCCTCCTCCACGCCAGTGTCATGCACCTGGCCTTCAACATGTGGGCCCTGTGGGTGCTGGGCAACGCCCTGGAGCCCCTGCTGGGACGCTGGCGCTTCGCGGCGCTGTGCCTGCTCAGCGCCCTGGGGGGCTCGACGGCGATCTACTGGCTGGCCTCACCCGGCTCCCCGTCGTGGTGGACGCTCACCGTGGGGGCCTCGGGCGCGGTCTTCGGGCTCTTCGCCACGATGTTCCTCATCCAGCGGCGCTTCGGGCGCGACACCACCCAGATCGTCATGCTGCTCGTGCTCAACGCGGTCATCTCAGTGGTGGGGGCGAATATCTCCTGGCAGGGCCACCTGGGTGGCCTACTCGCCGGCGGCGCCCTCGCCGCGGTCTACGCCTGGGCCCCCCGCAACCGGCGTCAGGCCGTGGGCCTCATGGGGACCGCGGGCCTGGGCCTGCTGCTCCTGGCGCTCATCGCGCTCAGAGCCCTCCTGGTCTGA
- a CDS encoding peptidylprolyl isomerase yields the protein MEATLHTSLGDIRLELYPEQAPETVSNFVGLATGEKAWIDPRSGEETHAPLYDNVIFHRVIKGFMIQGGDPLGTGTGGPGYVFDDEIDPSLNFAAPYVLAMANAGRRLGKGTNGSQFFITTGPTEWLQGKHTIFGAVTDEPSRQVVDAIAAVSTDPRDRPLEDVTITSVTVTQ from the coding sequence ATGGAAGCGACACTTCACACCAGCCTCGGCGACATCCGGTTAGAGCTCTACCCCGAGCAGGCACCTGAGACGGTCTCCAACTTCGTGGGCCTGGCGACCGGCGAGAAGGCGTGGATTGATCCGCGTTCCGGCGAGGAGACCCACGCCCCGCTCTACGACAACGTCATCTTCCACCGGGTGATCAAGGGCTTCATGATCCAGGGCGGCGACCCCCTGGGCACCGGCACCGGCGGCCCCGGCTACGTCTTCGACGACGAGATCGACCCCTCCCTGAACTTCGCCGCACCCTATGTGCTGGCCATGGCCAATGCCGGCCGCCGCCTGGGCAAGGGGACCAACGGCTCCCAGTTCTTCATCACCACGGGCCCCACCGAGTGGCTCCAGGGCAAGCACACGATCTTCGGGGCCGTCACCGATGAGCCCTCCCGGCAGGTCGTGGACGCCATCGCCGCGGTCTCCACCGATCCGCGAGACCGCCCCCTGGAGGATGTCACCATCACCTCCGTGACCGTCACGCAGTGA
- a CDS encoding DUF3566 domain-containing protein, whose product MSQPLSIPPSGGTSQQSGSSESIADAVGSGTGQVKKPKKTIAGPRRVRLALTRIDPWSVMKAAFLLSFAAGIMMIVATAFVWFMLDAMHVFSNIEGLVGKVAGEESNAFKALVAYLALPQAMAMATIIAVVNIVLMTALTTIGAFLYNITATLVGGIHLTLADE is encoded by the coding sequence ATGAGCCAACCGTTGTCCATCCCGCCCAGCGGCGGGACGTCCCAGCAGTCTGGGTCCTCCGAGTCCATCGCGGACGCGGTCGGCTCGGGGACGGGCCAGGTCAAGAAGCCCAAGAAGACCATTGCCGGCCCCAGGCGGGTGCGCCTGGCGCTGACCCGCATCGATCCCTGGTCGGTGATGAAGGCGGCCTTCCTGCTCAGCTTCGCCGCGGGGATCATGATGATCGTGGCCACCGCCTTCGTGTGGTTCATGCTCGACGCCATGCACGTCTTCTCCAACATCGAGGGCCTGGTGGGCAAGGTCGCCGGTGAGGAGTCCAACGCCTTCAAGGCGCTGGTGGCCTACCTGGCGCTGCCGCAGGCCATGGCGATGGCGACGATCATCGCGGTGGTCAACATCGTGCTCATGACGGCGCTGACGACGATCGGTGCCTTCCTCTACAACATCACGGCCACTCTTGTCGGTGGGATTCATCTCACGCTGGCGGACGAGTAG
- a CDS encoding ArsR/SmtB family transcription factor, with amino-acid sequence MGAEAAQDVDLALRALADGNRRAILQVIRSSPQAVGSIAEELGLSQQTTSHHLRVLRRAGLTVESRQGTRHLFAVRTDGLAAVRSYLDDFWPDRLADLKAAVESGVDSGAAPEAASEEVGRG; translated from the coding sequence GTGGGCGCTGAGGCGGCACAGGACGTTGATCTCGCACTGCGGGCGCTGGCCGATGGGAATCGGCGTGCGATCCTGCAGGTCATCCGCTCGTCCCCGCAGGCGGTGGGATCGATTGCCGAGGAGCTCGGCCTGTCGCAGCAGACGACCTCCCACCACCTGCGGGTGCTGCGCAGAGCCGGGCTCACGGTGGAGAGCAGGCAGGGCACACGCCACCTGTTCGCCGTCAGGACCGATGGCCTGGCAGCGGTGCGCTCCTACCTCGACGACTTCTGGCCGGACCGGCTGGCCGATCTCAAGGCCGCGGTGGAGTCAGGGGTCGACAGTGGAGCCGCTCCTGAGGCCGCTTCGGAGGAGGTGGGCCGTGGCTGA
- a CDS encoding DLW-39 family protein, whose protein sequence is MRNRMVVTAAVFSFLAATGYAAWLRFEAARMERAAWAEVTDPVD, encoded by the coding sequence ATGCGGAACCGGATGGTCGTGACAGCCGCGGTTTTCTCATTCCTGGCCGCGACCGGCTATGCCGCGTGGCTGAGGTTTGAGGCGGCCCGCATGGAGCGGGCGGCCTGGGCTGAGGTCACCGATCCGGTGGACTGA
- a CDS encoding class E sortase has protein sequence MARNVPVRHRAGPRRRSGGNRAVNALLTGVGEILITSGLVVALFLVWQLWWTGLDATASAAAVTTDFQRTQVDSPQKEGTRHYDSPPVLSEVGYGETIGMLVVPKWYGVTNNNMPIIEGTGHDVLDQAAAGHYPDTQQLGEVGNFAVAAHRRTYGNSFRRIDLLQEGDEIVVSTAETWYVFTVTNHEIVRPDQVEVIAPVPGHPEEAPTKPMITLTTCHGLTTGEFGNDHRWIVHAEFSYWMDRSEGRPASVLDDPEVN, from the coding sequence ATGGCCAGGAACGTTCCTGTACGACACCGCGCCGGCCCAAGGAGGCGGAGCGGGGGCAATCGCGCCGTCAACGCGCTGCTGACAGGCGTTGGCGAGATCCTGATCACCTCCGGTCTGGTGGTGGCGCTCTTCCTGGTCTGGCAGTTGTGGTGGACGGGCCTGGACGCCACGGCCAGCGCCGCGGCGGTGACCACCGACTTCCAGAGGACCCAGGTGGACTCCCCCCAGAAGGAGGGCACCCGGCACTACGACAGCCCGCCGGTGCTCAGCGAGGTCGGCTACGGGGAGACCATCGGCATGCTCGTGGTCCCCAAGTGGTATGGGGTGACCAACAACAACATGCCCATCATCGAGGGCACGGGTCACGACGTCCTGGACCAGGCCGCCGCCGGCCACTACCCCGACACCCAGCAGCTGGGCGAGGTCGGGAACTTCGCCGTCGCCGCGCACCGGCGTACCTACGGCAACTCCTTCCGCCGCATCGACCTGCTCCAGGAGGGCGATGAGATCGTCGTCTCCACGGCTGAGACCTGGTACGTCTTCACTGTCACCAACCACGAGATCGTCCGGCCCGACCAGGTCGAGGTCATCGCCCCGGTGCCCGGGCACCCCGAGGAGGCGCCGACCAAGCCGATGATCACCCTGACCACCTGCCACGGGCTGACCACCGGCGAGTTCGGCAATGACCACCGGTGGATCGTCCACGCCGAGTTCTCCTACTGGATGGACCGCTCCGAGGGCCGCCCCGCCTCGGTCCTCGACGACCCGGAGGTCAACTGA
- a CDS encoding cell division protein CrgA, producing MNLKKKLRKGSEDKTSARTSSRAKRSGNPAKAAKAREEESRAAANRVSRVPTKVKDTSSPRWYAPTVVGMLLFGLLWVVTTYLFQGRYPIPYFVENHSTDWLINGNLYLGFAILMIGFLGLLRWK from the coding sequence GTGAACCTGAAGAAGAAGCTCCGGAAGGGGAGCGAGGACAAGACCTCGGCGCGGACGTCCTCTCGTGCCAAGCGCTCGGGCAACCCCGCCAAGGCCGCCAAGGCGCGCGAGGAGGAGTCACGCGCCGCGGCCAATCGCGTCTCGCGTGTCCCGACCAAGGTCAAGGACACCTCCTCCCCGCGCTGGTACGCCCCGACCGTGGTGGGCATGCTGCTCTTCGGCCTTTTGTGGGTAGTGACCACCTACCTGTTCCAGGGCCGCTACCCCATCCCCTACTTCGTGGAGAACCACAGCACGGACTGGCTGATCAACGGCAACCTCTACCTCGGCTTCGCCATCCTCATGATCGGCTTCCTGGGGCTGCTGCGCTGGAAGTAG
- the pknB gene encoding Stk1 family PASTA domain-containing Ser/Thr kinase has protein sequence MTGQFPQVLAGRYEIRDLIGRGGMAEVHLGYDTRLSRWVAIKLLRSDIAGDPTFQARFRREAQSAAALNHPAVVAVYDSGEEELAQPSGVTRLVPYIVMEYVEGHTVRELLSEGEAVPITEAVEIVTGVLDALEYSHRVGIVHRDIKPGNIMLTSTGAVKVMDFGIARAIEDSASTVTQTHTVVGTAQYLSPEQARGENVDARSDLYSTGCLLYELLTGQPPFQGDSAVAIAYQHVREIPKRPSALAADVPESLDRVVLKSLAKNREDRYQDASHMRTDLLAAARGLSVEAPTAESWNEPTSVIASSEGAAAFASAPVEAQEEPEEPHRTRPWLLILLFLLVIGTAALAGMWASGYLGGNSPAPKPSATAAAIAVPDVANKSEQEAKTAIEDAGLVFQRAEKDVSDDQVEAGNAVSSDPAAGTQVAKGSTVTVTFSGGSAMVSVPDVSGKSQDEARTILQSQGLSVGNATTEDHATVAKDSVIRTDPVSGTSVQRGSTVSLVLSTGQTEVPDLSGMTQEEARSALSDAGLTVGNVTQEESSTVEEGKVVSHSPNKGGQVKQGSEVNIVISSGSNKVAVPDVAGMSQEEAIKAMQDKGLQVSPEGDLVSSDSVEAGKVVSSDPAAGTEVAKGSTVRLKVSSGKGGATATPSATPQAGGGGAANGENRGGVNNGNGNNN, from the coding sequence GTGACCGGTCAGTTCCCCCAGGTCCTCGCGGGCCGCTACGAGATCCGCGACCTGATCGGGCGTGGTGGCATGGCAGAGGTCCACCTCGGCTACGACACGCGCCTGTCACGGTGGGTGGCCATCAAGCTCCTGCGCTCCGACATCGCCGGTGACCCGACCTTCCAGGCCCGCTTCCGCAGGGAGGCGCAGTCCGCGGCCGCCCTCAACCACCCCGCCGTCGTCGCCGTCTACGACTCCGGCGAGGAGGAGCTGGCCCAGCCCTCAGGGGTCACCCGCCTGGTGCCCTACATCGTCATGGAGTATGTCGAGGGCCACACAGTGCGCGAGCTGCTCAGCGAGGGGGAGGCGGTCCCGATCACCGAGGCGGTGGAGATCGTCACCGGCGTCCTGGACGCCCTGGAGTACTCCCACCGCGTGGGCATCGTCCACCGCGACATCAAGCCCGGGAACATCATGCTGACCTCCACCGGCGCGGTGAAGGTCATGGACTTCGGCATCGCCCGGGCCATCGAGGACTCCGCCTCCACGGTCACCCAGACGCACACGGTGGTGGGCACCGCCCAGTACCTCTCCCCCGAGCAGGCCCGCGGGGAGAATGTCGACGCCCGCTCCGACCTGTACTCCACCGGCTGCCTTCTCTACGAGCTGCTCACCGGTCAGCCCCCCTTCCAGGGGGACTCGGCGGTGGCCATCGCCTACCAGCATGTCCGGGAGATCCCCAAGCGCCCCTCGGCCCTGGCCGCCGATGTGCCCGAGTCCCTGGACCGGGTGGTCTTGAAATCCCTGGCCAAGAACCGGGAGGACCGCTACCAGGACGCCTCCCATATGCGCACCGACCTGCTGGCCGCCGCCCGCGGACTGTCAGTGGAGGCGCCCACGGCCGAGTCCTGGAACGAGCCGACCTCGGTCATCGCATCCTCCGAGGGGGCCGCGGCCTTCGCCTCGGCCCCCGTCGAGGCCCAGGAGGAGCCCGAGGAGCCGCACCGTACCCGCCCCTGGCTGCTCATCCTGCTGTTCCTGCTGGTCATCGGCACCGCCGCGCTGGCCGGGATGTGGGCCTCGGGCTATCTCGGCGGGAACTCGCCGGCTCCCAAGCCCTCGGCCACCGCCGCGGCCATCGCCGTGCCCGATGTGGCGAACAAGAGCGAGCAGGAGGCCAAGACCGCCATCGAGGACGCGGGCCTGGTCTTCCAGCGCGCCGAGAAGGACGTGTCCGACGACCAGGTCGAGGCCGGCAACGCCGTCTCCTCGGACCCGGCCGCGGGCACCCAGGTCGCCAAGGGCTCCACCGTCACCGTCACCTTCTCGGGCGGCTCGGCAATGGTCTCGGTGCCCGATGTCTCGGGCAAGAGCCAGGATGAGGCGCGCACCATCCTCCAGAGCCAGGGCCTGAGCGTCGGCAACGCCACCACCGAGGACCACGCCACCGTCGCCAAGGACTCCGTCATCCGCACCGACCCGGTCTCGGGCACCTCCGTGCAGCGCGGATCCACGGTCTCCCTGGTGCTGTCCACCGGCCAGACCGAGGTTCCCGACCTGTCCGGCATGACCCAGGAGGAGGCCCGCTCGGCACTCAGCGATGCGGGACTGACCGTGGGCAATGTGACCCAGGAGGAGTCCTCCACCGTGGAGGAGGGCAAGGTCGTCTCCCACAGCCCCAACAAGGGCGGTCAGGTCAAGCAGGGCAGCGAGGTCAACATCGTCATCTCCTCGGGCTCCAACAAGGTCGCCGTCCCGGACGTGGCGGGCATGAGTCAGGAGGAGGCCATCAAGGCGATGCAGGACAAGGGCCTTCAGGTCAGCCCCGAGGGCGACCTGGTTTCCTCCGACTCCGTTGAGGCCGGCAAGGTCGTCTCCTCCGACCCGGCGGCGGGCACCGAGGTCGCCAAGGGCAGCACGGTCCGGCTCAAGGTCTCCTCCGGCAAGGGCGGGGCCACGGCCACGCCCTCCGCGACGCCTCAGGCCGGGGGCGGCGGCGCCGCCAATGGGGAGAACCGCGGGGGCGTCAACAATGGGAATGGGAACAACAACTGA
- a CDS encoding SRPBCC domain-containing protein has protein sequence MAEFRDSIEIGAPPEAVFEYLTTREGITAWMGQYADPDPTPGGRFAVDIAGYPVRGEYLRVERPHLVVVSWGFAGSGVLAPGASRVEFRLTAIEGGTRVDLRHCDLPETQLRGHADGWANFLPRLAIAGAGDDPGPDRWQPLADRDEHTAAHRRPQQAEERHMSHSPETSTAYEVVRRYHRAWTGGDIEGAMSCVDDAITCRAPGIDLEGKEAYREFIGGFAPRLTGVGEIAGFTDGQRVALFYYPQTAVTSTAPAAELFTVTNGLITQSVLIFDRLSYAPPQQR, from the coding sequence GTGGCTGAGTTCCGCGACTCCATCGAGATCGGCGCCCCGCCCGAGGCGGTCTTCGAGTACCTGACCACCCGTGAGGGCATAACGGCGTGGATGGGCCAGTACGCCGATCCCGACCCCACACCCGGGGGCAGGTTCGCGGTCGATATCGCAGGGTATCCCGTTCGGGGCGAGTACCTGCGTGTCGAGCGCCCACACCTGGTGGTGGTCTCCTGGGGCTTCGCCGGCAGTGGGGTGCTGGCCCCGGGAGCCTCACGGGTCGAGTTCCGCCTCACCGCGATCGAGGGTGGCACGAGGGTGGATCTTCGCCACTGCGACCTGCCCGAGACGCAGCTGCGCGGTCACGCCGACGGGTGGGCGAACTTCCTGCCGCGCCTGGCGATCGCCGGAGCAGGAGACGATCCGGGGCCTGATCGCTGGCAGCCGCTGGCGGACCGGGATGAGCACACCGCCGCACACCGCAGACCGCAGCAAGCAGAGGAGAGGCACATGTCCCACAGTCCCGAGACCAGCACCGCCTACGAGGTCGTCCGCAGGTACCACCGCGCCTGGACGGGCGGGGATATCGAGGGCGCGATGAGCTGCGTGGATGACGCGATCACCTGTCGAGCCCCGGGCATCGACCTTGAGGGCAAGGAGGCCTACCGGGAGTTCATCGGCGGCTTCGCCCCCAGGCTCACCGGTGTCGGCGAGATCGCAGGATTCACCGATGGGCAGCGCGTGGCGCTGTTCTACTACCCGCAGACGGCTGTCACCTCCACGGCACCGGCCGCAGAGCTCTTCACCGTCACCAATGGCCTGATCACGCAGAGCGTGCTGATCTTCGACCGGCTCTCCTACGCCCCGCCACAGCAGCGCTGA
- a CDS encoding Rossmann-like domain-containing protein yields MTSPWEIYDALIEALPDDVAVTAVGQGQRWTRVLNSAGSVGSAWTMDVRSRPAIAALPLEGRPLRDVAALVKSWNLAEASIGQAAINSWYSAPATAADNGFVPTGEGLTWAQVFDPYREEIIGKRVAVVGHFPFADKALAGAGEYICLERILHPGDYPDTACEYLLPQCDIVFISSSSFVNKTAPRLIALAESAHTVLVGPSTPLHPLLLDAGVDTITGFIAEPAPVGPEAFNRLVAAGDIGPGYRVHQHRG; encoded by the coding sequence ATGACCAGCCCCTGGGAGATCTACGACGCCCTCATCGAGGCCCTGCCCGACGACGTCGCCGTCACCGCGGTGGGCCAGGGGCAGCGCTGGACTCGGGTGCTCAACTCCGCCGGCTCGGTGGGCTCGGCGTGGACCATGGATGTCCGCAGCCGCCCCGCCATCGCCGCCCTGCCCCTGGAGGGCCGCCCCCTGCGCGACGTCGCCGCCCTGGTGAAGTCCTGGAACCTCGCCGAGGCCAGCATCGGGCAGGCCGCCATCAACTCCTGGTACTCCGCACCGGCCACAGCCGCTGACAACGGCTTCGTCCCCACCGGTGAGGGCCTGACCTGGGCCCAGGTATTCGACCCCTACCGCGAGGAGATCATCGGCAAGCGGGTCGCCGTCGTCGGTCACTTTCCCTTCGCCGACAAGGCCCTGGCGGGAGCCGGCGAGTACATCTGCCTGGAGCGCATCCTCCACCCCGGCGACTACCCGGACACCGCCTGCGAGTACCTGCTGCCGCAGTGCGACATCGTCTTCATCTCCTCCTCCAGCTTCGTCAATAAGACCGCGCCGCGCCTCATTGCCCTGGCCGAGTCGGCGCACACAGTGCTGGTGGGTCCCTCCACGCCGCTGCACCCCCTGCTCCTCGACGCCGGGGTGGACACCATCACCGGATTCATCGCGGAGCCCGCCCCCGTGGGGCCCGAGGCCTTCAATCGGCTGGTGGCCGCCGGCGACATCGGCCCGGGCTACCGCGTCCACCAGCACCGGGGCTGA
- a CDS encoding VOC family protein — MQLITPYFWMQGTADQAITFYMEAFGAIGSQVSVVHRSSYPSEIPPEAPPQAAAMAGKTLAAVLSFDGIEVGLINAGPELRPTPSISLMVNLDPSVIPEAPGATRRLWEALSDGGEVRMPLDSYPFSPCYGWVEDRYGINWQVILTDPQGEPRPFILPSLLFGPGSRGAREAMDYYLEVFPNSALGRREFYPDNEALVLFSDAELGGQWATAMDSSESMPFDFTPGSSLMVRAETQEEIDYYWERLSAVPEAERCGWCQDGFGVSWQVVPSPAELSTLSPQQYAALMTMTKIDLAVLRGQ, encoded by the coding sequence ATGCAGCTCATCACACCATATTTCTGGATGCAGGGCACGGCGGATCAGGCCATCACCTTCTACATGGAGGCCTTCGGCGCCATCGGCTCTCAGGTGAGCGTCGTCCACCGCTCCAGCTACCCCTCCGAGATCCCGCCGGAGGCGCCCCCGCAGGCCGCAGCCATGGCCGGCAAGACGCTGGCTGCCGTCCTGTCCTTCGATGGCATCGAGGTGGGCCTCATCAATGCCGGCCCCGAGCTGCGCCCCACGCCCAGCATCAGCCTCATGGTCAACCTCGATCCGAGCGTGATCCCGGAGGCGCCCGGGGCCACGCGGCGTCTCTGGGAGGCGCTCTCGGATGGCGGGGAGGTGCGCATGCCGCTGGACTCCTACCCGTTCTCCCCGTGCTACGGCTGGGTGGAGGACCGCTACGGCATCAACTGGCAGGTGATCCTCACCGACCCGCAGGGCGAGCCGCGCCCCTTCATCCTCCCCAGCCTGCTGTTCGGCCCCGGCTCGCGGGGGGCTCGTGAGGCGATGGACTACTACCTGGAGGTCTTCCCGAACTCTGCGCTGGGCAGGCGCGAGTTCTACCCCGACAATGAGGCCCTGGTCCTGTTCTCCGATGCCGAGTTGGGCGGGCAGTGGGCGACGGCAATGGACTCCAGTGAGTCGATGCCCTTCGACTTCACCCCGGGCAGCTCACTCATGGTCCGCGCCGAGACCCAGGAGGAGATCGACTACTACTGGGAGAGGCTCTCGGCGGTGCCCGAGGCGGAGCGCTGCGGCTGGTGCCAGGATGGCTTCGGAGTGAGCTGGCAGGTGGTGCCCTCGCCCGCCGAGCTCTCCACGCTCAGCCCCCAGCAGTATGCCGCACTCATGACCATGACCAAGATCGATCTGGCCGTCCTGCGCGGCCAGTAG
- a CDS encoding aldo/keto reductase, with product MSALPASAIALTHGTSQSGVTIPQLGLGTYKIDDGEAERVVAQGLDLGYRHIDTAQMYGNEAGVGRALAASGLKRGEVFVTSKLNNPYHRRQDALRAFEETRQALGLEVLDLFLVHWPLAQSPGIDLVETWQAMIEILEGGGARAIGVSNFQPAHLDRIVEATGVVPAVNQIELHPWLIQRELRQMHEELGVVTQSWSPLGRGRLLDEPVLVGIAHDLGVSPAQVIIRWHLQHGLVVIPKSTHAQRLAANADVFGFGLDEAQMGAIDALDRGLRTGSHPDRVQL from the coding sequence ATGAGCGCACTGCCCGCATCCGCCATCGCCCTGACGCACGGCACCTCGCAGTCCGGGGTGACCATTCCCCAGCTGGGGCTGGGCACCTACAAGATCGACGACGGCGAGGCGGAGCGCGTCGTGGCCCAGGGCCTGGACCTGGGGTACCGGCATATCGATACCGCCCAGATGTACGGCAATGAGGCCGGTGTGGGGCGGGCCCTGGCGGCCAGCGGCCTGAAGCGCGGGGAGGTCTTCGTGACCTCCAAGCTCAACAACCCCTACCACCGTCGCCAGGACGCGCTGCGTGCCTTCGAGGAGACCCGGCAGGCCCTGGGCCTGGAGGTGCTCGACCTCTTCCTCGTGCACTGGCCCCTGGCCCAGAGCCCCGGGATCGATCTGGTGGAGACCTGGCAGGCCATGATCGAGATCCTGGAGGGCGGAGGGGCACGGGCCATCGGGGTCTCGAACTTCCAGCCCGCGCACCTGGATCGGATCGTGGAGGCCACCGGGGTCGTCCCTGCGGTCAATCAGATCGAGCTCCACCCCTGGCTGATCCAGCGCGAGCTCCGGCAGATGCATGAGGAGCTGGGCGTGGTCACCCAGTCGTGGTCGCCGCTGGGGCGGGGCAGGCTGCTCGATGAGCCGGTGCTGGTGGGGATCGCCCACGACCTGGGGGTCAGCCCGGCGCAGGTGATCATCCGCTGGCACCTCCAGCACGGCCTGGTGGTCATCCCCAAGTCCACGCATGCCCAGCGCCTGGCGGCCAATGCCGACGTCTTCGGCTTCGGGCTCGATGAGGCCCAGATGGGGGCGATCGACGCCCTGGACCGGGGGCTGCGCACGGGCTCCCATCCGGATCGGGTCCAGCTGTGA